The Edaphobacter sp. 12200R-103 genome contains a region encoding:
- a CDS encoding response regulator, with translation MTEATKLILLVEDDPDHELLTIRALKKSNIANEVRVARDGEEALKLLFSEDAILPQVILLDLKLPKIDGLEVLRRIRAGETTKFLPVVILTSSDEERDVVRSYQLGVNSYIRKPVNFSDFAEATRQLGMYWLVLNECAPQV, from the coding sequence ATGACTGAAGCGACTAAGCTGATTCTCCTGGTGGAAGATGACCCGGACCATGAGCTGCTTACGATTCGAGCCCTGAAGAAGTCGAACATAGCAAATGAAGTTCGTGTTGCCCGGGATGGTGAGGAAGCTCTCAAACTGCTCTTCAGCGAAGATGCGATCCTACCCCAGGTGATACTGCTGGATCTCAAGCTTCCGAAGATCGATGGTCTTGAGGTGTTGCGAAGGATTCGTGCCGGCGAGACGACAAAGTTTCTTCCAGTCGTAATCCTCACGTCGTCTGACGAAGAACGCGACGTAGTTCGCAGTTACCAGCTTGGCGTTAACAGCTATATCCGCAAGCCGGTAAACTTCTCCGATTTTGCAGAGGCCACCCGGCAACTTGGAATGTATTGGCTGGTACTCAACGAATGTGCCCCGCAGGTGTGA